The sequence ATGTTAGGGTCAGAGGTCAGCATGCTTGATTACGAGAAGTTTATGATGAACTTTGTCACCTGATAAAATCCACACAGGTGTTCCCTTCTCTTGGAGTCCTGATACTGAAGTGGAAGTGCTCAGTCCATAGTTTCGAACTTGATTTGTGATTCCCTACGTGTTTCTAatcatccttggaaactctgtggggcagttctactctgtcctataggggtcactatgagttggaatcgacggcactgggtctggttttctAATCATTGTTAATAAGTACTGTGAAATTCTCCCAATGAATTAAGTATAGgtcacttttatttaaaaaataattttatgccATGCAACACTTCTGGGAAAGAACATGTGTCAGACCATAAGGGCACACCTCTCATGACGTCCTTACGGCGGGTCTGTAGAGCTGGCTGAGGCCCTGcgagtgtttgttgaatgataACAGCTAAGGCAGCTACTGATTGGGGTCTGATGTGAGAGGGAAGTCAGCCGGATGGGGGCACTGTCTCCTCAAAAGTTAAAagacgtatatatatatatatatgtatatgtatatatatatatatatatatataaagatgtaTATAAAAGTTAAAAAGGAAGAAGGCTATATACCTTGATTGTGTTTCATCTAAAAGCCTTTTGTTGCAGTGACGCtttaaacagatttaaaaaaaaatgttttccaaaactgatcttaaattgatcaaacttgtAAATCTATGGGAAAGTTATTAAGATATACAGTAAGACTGAGTTAAAGCCAAAGTTATGCAGCTGAActaattgtgtgtgtgtaggtgcaGCTTTCTGGTATTCATTCGATTTTTAAGCGGGCTGGAGTTGATCCAATACCCGGAAAGGCTAAGAGCCACTTTTTGGGTATGAATTTTAGGGAACTTTACGTATTTCATGGTGGTGTTCTTAATGGCTTCTCTAGGTGGCAGATATTAAGAAAGTCAACAACTTCATCCGTGAACAAGACTTATATGgtttaaaatctattaagattcCAGTGAAAAACCACGGGATCCTAACAGAGACGCACAAAGAGCTAAAACCCCTCCCGAGCCCATCCTCAGAGACCAGAGTGACCTTCACGGAGCTGCCCGACCCAGAGAGAGCAGCTGCAGATGCTGGGGGCCAGTCCAGCCAGCTGACAAATTTCTTTAAGGGGATTGACCAGAACATTGAGCGTGCGGTGCAGTCAGAAATCTTTCTACGTGAAAGTTATTGCATCGAGACCCCCGGTCAGCCGCTGCTTCCTGCTACTCAGAAGATGCCAACAAATGGTGCAGACTGTGGAATCCAGTGGTGGAATGCTGTTTTTATCATGCTCCTGATTGGGATTGTTTTGCCAGTGTTTTATTTGGTCTATTTTAAAATACAGGCTACTGGCGAGACACCTGGTAGCTTGAACACAACAGCTGTCCCCAATGGCTCGATAGCAATGACTGCGATTCCAGGGAAAGCCCCCAAATTAGCGGTGCCAGTGCCAGCCATCCCCTCTTCAGACGGCCATTTTGGTCAGACCACCCAGACAGGGAACTAAGCTTTTTGTTTTCAGAGAATTAGCCCAGCTTTAGCAGCTGGGTTCCTGATGTGCATCAGCTGTCACTGGCCACGTCCTGGGGGGCTGTGTTTTCTCCTCTGCGACTGGACTGATCGGTGGCAGTGACTGCCGTGTTCTCGGTGGCGCTCACCTGGGGAACAGCCCCCCACCTGACTCAAGGCTACAGGACCAAAACACTGCTTCAGCCTCCTGCATTTGGAGAGGTGAGAGAGACCTTGACAGGTGACAGGTTGTTGCCTCTTAAGGACATTTAGTGGACTGGCTGTGAGTGTCCCCCAGGTTGGACGTGCTGGGGAAGACGAATGGCCTTAAC comes from Loxodonta africana isolate mLoxAfr1 chromosome 13, mLoxAfr1.hap2, whole genome shotgun sequence and encodes:
- the LYSMD4 gene encoding lysM and putative peptidoglycan-binding domain-containing protein 4, which codes for MRQKEVLTKTFQGPVVCRTPSSHVYVFKDGSGDSGDSSEEESGRVVLRPRGKERHEDCAHRPHQPGAADVVLLQRELAQEDSLNKLALQYGCKVADIKKVNNFIREQDLYGLKSIKIPVKNHGILTETHKELKPLPSPSSETRVTFTELPDPERAAADAGGQSSQLTNFFKGIDQNIERAVQSEIFLRESYCIETPGQPLLPATQKMPTNGADCGIQWWNAVFIMLLIGIVLPVFYLVYFKIQATGETPGSLNTTAVPNGSIAMTAIPGKAPKLAVPVPAIPSSDGHFGQTTQTGN